AACGTGCAGATCAGAATAATAATCACTACAAAAATAAACTGGACgtacaacaagaagaagaacaataaTGATTCATCTCAAATCGACCATATGCGTACTCCGATTAATTACTCCATCATGTCGCCGGGCCATCTTCTTCGTCGATCCAACCTCTTCTTCCCAGCATGAATCGATCCCCCACCTAGCTAGCTTCTTCTCGCCATGAAACcacagattaattagctaaGAGGCTAGCTAGCAAGATTAATTGCTACTTGAAGCTAGCTAGTTTCGTAGCTAATTAAGCACTAATTAAGCTTAGCTGTTCATATGATTAGCTACTGACCTGTGAAGATTAGGAGGAAAGGTTGGGTGTTGGGTGAGAAAGATGATGCGAAGACGAGTAGCTAGAACTGCctggagttggtggtggtgtgaTCCGTCCTGTCCATGGCGTTGAACATGAAAtgaccggtggcggcggcggcggaggaggagggggcgtggtcggggccggcggcgcgggaggaggcggcggcggcggcgcggtcgcCCTCGAGCTCGCGGTACTTGTTGAGGTACCTGCGCATGGGGTCGACGTAGTCGTCGAAGCCGAGGGCGCCGAAGGCCCAGcagacgtcgtcgccgttgacCGTCTTGCGCTTCTCCTTGTGGCACTTGTCGGAGGCCTCGCCGGTGACGAAGCTGATGAACTCGGAGACGCACTCCTGCATCGTCTCCTTGGCCTCCTTGGAGATCTTGGCGTTGGGCGGCAGGATCTGCTTCATGATCCGCCCCACGTTCGCGATCGGCAGCAGCCTGTCCTGCTCCTTGATGATctcctgctccgccgccgcccccgcttcCCCTCCATGCCCCTGCTGCTGTTCCGCCATGGCTGCCTCCTTAAGCTCTACcaattcaccaccaccaccacctcctcctcctcctccctctctctcggctGGCTCGAGCTGCCGGGGAGCTGAGCCTGAGCGagctactagtagtatatagTAAGTATACGGGGTCCCGGCCGGGGGGGTGTCCGTCTCCGGCGGTGTCGTCTCTGGGGCAGCacgcgcgcggccgccgttGGTCGCTTTGCGTGTCGCCGCTCTCTTTTATATCCGATTggcgtgtgcgtgcgtgcagacACGAGACGACTGGATCCGCCCGGTCGACTCGACCTCCACTTGTTGGGAATAATGGACTTTTCTTCatccgctcctctctctctcgatcgcCCATGGTCCATCAAGCCCCAGCAAGAGAGACACACCGAGATAGAGCTGTTCCTAAAAAGTggtaaatagagcattaaatatacacgaacattaaaactaattatacagttatgatgaaaaaatcgtgagataaatcttttgagcctaattagtatgtgattagccataagtgctacagtaacctacatgtgctaatgatggattaattaggctcaacagATTTGTCTCGTTGTTTTTTGGTGAAATCTGTAACTTATTTTGTTTCACGCTACGTTTAATCCTTCAAATGTGGAATTGAGATATGCACGTACCAGAGTAATAACTCCTCttttttggtcatttttaggCATTGTTTTAACAAGCTCGAGACTACGAGAAGCAGCTAATGAGAAGTCAGATGGTCAGAGTCTAAAACACGGAACattttaggggttgtttagatggggctaaagtTTTTAGCCCcacgtcacatcggatgtttggacactaatttaaaatattaaatatagactaatcaaaaaactaatttcataaatgagagctaatccacgagacaaattttttgagcctgattaatccataattagcaaatgtttactgtagcatcacataggctaatcatgaattaattaggcttattagattcgtctcgtaaattagtccaagattatgcatgagttttatttatagactacgtttactatttataataagtgtccaaatatctgatgtgactaggagctaaagtttagccccaaaaaaatacacccctcagcttctattttattttgatttggagAGAATATATAGTTGTCAGAAGCTCCCTGCATGCATTAACTAACACATGAATTTTGAGCGTGGGGGTGTGTTTGAAATCTCACCCGGCCGGCAGCTGCCAGCACGACGCACCTACGAGCTGGCCGGAGCAGCCAGCCAGCTGCTATAGCTTGACCGGCCGTACGTGCACCGATCGGTGcaattagagcaggtacagcttacctataaacatattttaagatgataaaaaataagataaaagcagtgagttatatatttatagccagctgtagcacggattacaaaacatataaGGATATGACATGTAGGTATTAATTGtatagtatataattattatataaatttgctaTTAAGTTGAGTATAgatagctatactattgagcTTGCTCTTGGGCCGGCTAGCTAGCGATACCTAAGGTGGTGGTGACGATGATACAGTAGAACGTACACGTGTACCCCGCTATGTATTTATGGTCATGTACGTACGTCGTCCGGATTTGATCGAGTGACTACTCCGTTCTCGGAGCATGCATTCGATTacgttaaaaatatttgtcagaattttataaatttaactaaatcgaatactaaactataaatatatatttttatcgaaaTAGAGCAAGCAATTAGCCCAACTGTTATTGGGACGATTACAGATATTTTTCCTTCACTAATCACGCAGCTTGGAAGAACTAGCAGTTAATTAGAGATGCGATTTTATCTTTGTATATGATGCGATTACAAGACATACATAGGCTAATACCAGCGACAGATCGAGGTAGAGCGAAACAGAAGAGGTgccacttattttttttaagtgttttGAACTAGATTTAAACGGCTACGtgtgtttaaatttgaatcaaagaaatatatatagggtgaaaattgataaactctagcttaaaatttttttcaacggAGGTTCCTGGCTCCGCCCCTGGCTAATACGATATGCCatgttctatatatataaatcagaGACCAATCAAGTAAACTGTTCTGACATACTATATATGTAACAATATTGGGTATTGGCCAAAATGCATGATCATTCCATCAATATTTGCTATATAAGCTGGAATCTGTTACTGATGAGGGTTTCTGTAGCAATCTAGCTCCCTACAGCTGCATCTTCTACCACTACACTATGTATAAACCTCAGTTTCCTCGATATGAGCTAACATAATTAACACTAAAGACTGACTCgcatgtactccctctatgATTTAAGTTATGACGACTCGTAGACTTgatgtttaattattcattttattaaaaaaattactgtaAATATTCAAAACTATATATCGTGCTTAATTActtcttattttcttataaacataagtataaaaaaatgtgtatataatttttataatagctatTTTATGGTATAAACGTTGAATCAGCTCTACAAagttaaatctaaaaatagtcagataaaagaacacaacctacGGACTAATAAGATTTATATTCGTAGTATCAGGATATGTCTTATCCaacatagttatattttaaaacggacgTAACAGTGGAATATTTGACCAATTACATGGggttaatatataattaattagcaagGTTGATGG
This is a stretch of genomic DNA from Oryza brachyantha chromosome 1, ObraRS2, whole genome shotgun sequence. It encodes these proteins:
- the LOC102723014 gene encoding nuclear transcription factor Y subunit B-1-like; translated protein: MAEQQQGHGGEAGAAAEQEIIKEQDRLLPIANVGRIMKQILPPNAKISKEAKETMQECVSEFISFVTGEASDKCHKEKRKTVNGDDVCWAFGALGFDDYVDPMRRYLNKYRELEGDRAAAAASSRAAGPDHAPSSSAAAATGHFMFNAMDRTDHTTTNSRQF